The following are encoded together in the Culex pipiens pallens isolate TS chromosome 1, TS_CPP_V2, whole genome shotgun sequence genome:
- the LOC120427922 gene encoding craniofacial development protein 2-like, protein MPTGQVLLYSGLRSENAQRANRVRGVGFLLSPNARSALITWKPINERIIVARFRTQVRNLTFVQVYAPTDAADLQEKEEFYSQLSGVVNEIPKGDIRIYAGDFNAKIGSGNTDLERIMGPHGLGEMSENGELFTEFCGNQDMVIGGLLFPHRSVHKVTWVSRDGRTENQIDHICISRKWRRSLLDVRNMRSADIASDHHLVVGEIRLRVARVVRQEEKVGCRFNVQRLSNPEVARAFVGELQARALEIPDSTVEEEWQFIKDAFAVTGENTLELLRTQRKEWISDATWEEAG, encoded by the coding sequence ATGCCTACCGGGCAGGTTCTGCTGTACTCTGGCTTGCGAAGCGAAAACGCTCAACGTGCCAACCGGGTACGGGGAGTAGGCTTCCTGTTGAGCCCAAATGCACGTTCGGCGCTCATTACGTGGAAGCCAATAAACGAGCGGATAATCGTGGCTAGATTCAGGACGCAGGTCAGAAACCTGACTTTCGTTCAAGTTTACGCGCCGACGGATGCTGCCGACTTGCAGGAAAAGGAGGAGTTTTACAGTCAACTGAGCGGAGTTGTCAACGAGATCCCGAAGGGTGACATCCGAATCTACGCAGGCGACTTCAACGCGAAGATAGGCTCTGGCAACACAGACCTGGAGCGCATCATGGGGCCCCATGGTCTTGGAGAAATGAGCGAGAACGGTGAGCTGTTTACAGAGTTCTGTGGTAACCAAGACATGGTGATTGGGGGATTGCTCTTTCCCCATCGCTCAGTGCACAAAGTCACGTGGGTGTCACGTGATGGAAGAACGGAGAATCAGATCGACCACATCTGCATCAGCCGCAAGTGGAGAAGAAGCCTGCTTGATGTGCGGAATATGCGCAGCGCCGACATTGCATCCGACCACCACCTCGTTGTCGGCGAAATACGACTACGGGTAGCGCGTGTCGTACGGCAAGAGGAGAAAGTCGGTTGTAGGTTCAACGTGCAACGTCTGTCGAATCCCGAAGTAGCCAGGGCTTTTGTCGGCGAGCTCCAAGCCCGAGCCTTGGAGATTCCGGACAGCACTGTTGAAGAGGAGTGGCAGTTCATCAAGGACGCCTTCGCTGTTACCGGCGAGAATACTCTGGAATTGCTGCGAACTCAGAGGAAAGAGTGGATTTCGGATGCCACCTGGGAGGAAGCAGGCTAA